A DNA window from Thiobacillus denitrificans ATCC 25259 contains the following coding sequences:
- the nirJ gene encoding heme d1 biosynthesis radical SAM protein NirJ, which produces MFRISRYLQELAQPTPLGPERTPPGPVVIWNLVRRCNLTCKHCYSISADKDFPGELGTDEVFAVMDDLKRFRVPVLILSGGEPLLRPDIYAIAQRAKDMGFYVGLSSNGTLIDEHNIERIAAIGFDYVGVSLDGIAATHDRFRRMDGAFDASLRGIRLCRDRGIKVGIRFTLTQDNAQDLPALLQLMEDERLDKFYLSHLNYAGRGNTNRKHDVVHQATRQAMDLLFDTCWRYQQAGLHKEFVTGNNDADGVYLLFWIRRHFPAMEGHMRAKLAQWGGNSSGVNIANIDNLGNVHPDTFWWNYSLGNVKERPFSEIWPDTSDPLMAGLKASPRAVKGRCGECAYFDICGGNTRVRAYQLTGDPWQEDPACYLDDEEIGVTTPHERLTVTPYVPLRRVAR; this is translated from the coding sequence ATGTTCCGCATCTCCCGATACCTGCAGGAGCTCGCCCAGCCGACCCCGCTCGGCCCCGAACGCACGCCGCCCGGCCCGGTGGTGATCTGGAATCTGGTGCGGCGCTGCAACCTCACCTGCAAGCATTGCTATTCGATTTCCGCCGACAAGGACTTCCCGGGCGAGCTCGGCACCGACGAGGTGTTCGCGGTGATGGACGACCTCAAGCGCTTCCGCGTGCCGGTGCTCATCCTCTCCGGCGGCGAGCCGCTGTTGCGCCCCGACATCTACGCCATCGCGCAGCGCGCCAAGGACATGGGCTTCTACGTCGGGCTGTCGTCGAACGGCACCCTCATCGACGAGCACAACATCGAGCGCATCGCCGCGATCGGCTTCGACTACGTCGGGGTTTCGCTCGACGGCATCGCCGCGACCCACGACCGCTTCCGCCGCATGGACGGCGCCTTCGACGCCTCGCTGCGCGGCATCCGCCTGTGCCGCGACCGCGGCATCAAGGTCGGCATCCGCTTCACCCTGACCCAGGACAATGCGCAGGACCTGCCCGCGCTGCTGCAGCTGATGGAGGACGAGCGGCTCGACAAGTTCTACCTCTCGCACCTCAACTACGCCGGCCGCGGCAACACCAACCGCAAGCACGACGTGGTGCACCAGGCCACCCGCCAGGCCATGGACCTCTTGTTCGACACTTGCTGGCGCTACCAGCAGGCCGGGCTGCACAAGGAGTTCGTCACCGGCAACAACGACGCCGACGGCGTCTACCTGCTGTTCTGGATCCGCCGCCACTTCCCCGCGATGGAAGGCCACATGCGCGCCAAGCTCGCGCAGTGGGGCGGCAATTCCAGCGGGGTCAACATCGCCAACATCGACAACCTCGGCAACGTGCACCCGGACACCTTCTGGTGGAACTACAGCCTCGGCAACGTCAAGGAGCGGCCGTTCTCGGAAATCTGGCCCGATACCAGCGATCCGCTGATGGCCGGGCTCAAGGCCAGCCCGCGCGCGGTCAAGGGGCGCTGCGGCGAATGCGCCTACTTCGACATCTGCGGCGGCAACACCCGGGTGCGCGCCTACCAGCTCACCGGCGACCCCTGGCAGGAGGACCCCGCCTGCTACCTCGACGACGAGGAGATCGGGGTCACCACACCGCACGAGCGGCTGACCGTGA
- a CDS encoding siroheme decarboxylase subunit beta translates to MNARDDFRPLDDTDRRIIQATQAGLPLTPRPYHAVAEQLGLPAAEVMQRMQRMLDLGVIRRIGAVPNHYALGYRANGMTVWDVADERIDELGERIGQLDFVTHCYRRPRHLPDWPYNLFAMVHGRTREEVEAKAALIADALGTASRARDILYSTRILKKTGLRIGA, encoded by the coding sequence ATGAACGCCCGCGACGACTTCCGCCCGCTCGACGACACCGACCGCCGCATCATCCAGGCGACGCAGGCCGGGCTGCCGCTGACGCCGCGCCCCTACCACGCCGTCGCCGAACAGCTCGGCCTGCCGGCGGCCGAGGTGATGCAGCGCATGCAGCGCATGCTCGACCTCGGCGTCATCCGCCGCATCGGCGCCGTGCCGAACCACTACGCGCTGGGCTATCGCGCCAACGGCATGACGGTGTGGGACGTCGCCGACGAGCGCATCGACGAACTCGGCGAGCGGATCGGCCAGCTCGACTTCGTCACCCACTGCTACCGGCGCCCGCGCCACCTGCCGGACTGGCCCTACAACCTGTTCGCCATGGTGCACGGCAGGACGCGCGAGGAAGTGGAGGCGAAGGCCGCGCTCATCGCCGACGCGTTGGGTACGGCGAGCCGCGCGCGCGACATCCTGTACAGTACGCGCATCCTCAAGAAAACCGGCCTGCGCATCGGCGCATAG
- a CDS encoding Lrp/AsnC family transcriptional regulator, which yields MDELDRALVNTLQGGFPICERPYAEVAARVGSDEATVIARIDSLLARGLLSRFGPMYHAAQMGGALSLAAMEIPPQDFERVTEIVNRQPEVAHNYARDHRLSMWFVLATETPAAQQDTIARIERESGYPVYNMPKIREYFVELKLHV from the coding sequence ATGGACGAGCTCGACCGCGCCCTCGTCAACACCCTGCAAGGCGGCTTCCCGATCTGCGAACGGCCCTATGCCGAGGTGGCGGCCCGCGTCGGCAGCGACGAGGCGACCGTCATCGCCCGCATCGACAGCCTGCTCGCGCGCGGCCTGCTGTCGCGCTTCGGCCCCATGTACCATGCGGCGCAGATGGGCGGCGCGCTGAGCCTGGCGGCGATGGAGATCCCGCCGCAGGACTTCGAGCGGGTGACGGAAATCGTCAACCGCCAGCCCGAGGTGGCGCACAACTACGCGCGCGACCACCGCCTCAGCATGTGGTTCGTGCTGGCCACCGAAACCCCCGCCGCGCAGCAGGACACGATCGCGCGCATCGAGCGCGAGAGCGGCTATCCGGTCTACAACATGCCGAAGATCCGCGAATATTTCGTGGAACTGAAACTGCACGTATGA
- a CDS encoding siroheme decarboxylase subunit beta: MSDIQLSLLNDFQRGFPLTSTPFDAIAQRLGLDVEALLDTLRRLTREGVVSRVGAVFRPNRVGVSTLAAMAVPEGRLDEVARLVSARPEVNHNYEREHRFNLWFVAAAANPAQLEQALHDIEQQTGLAAMRLPMVQDYHIDLGFDLRRSVGLTDRHQQKAAPSRALELDALDYVLVEAIQEGLPLVARPYAEVAAFIGTSEADVLIRLGRLLDHGVIKRLGIVVRHHELGFRANAMVVWNIPDEQVDEFGRCVGASGLVNLCYQRPRRLPEWPYNLFCMIHGKDRDAVLEHLDHLRDQCGLTDFPCEVLFSKRRFKQTGARYLAAQPKAAAEAT; encoded by the coding sequence ATGAGCGACATCCAACTCAGCCTGCTCAACGATTTCCAGCGCGGCTTTCCGCTCACCTCCACGCCCTTCGATGCCATCGCGCAGCGCCTCGGGCTGGACGTGGAGGCGCTGCTCGATACCCTGCGCCGGCTGACGCGGGAAGGCGTCGTCAGCCGCGTCGGCGCGGTGTTTCGCCCCAACCGCGTCGGCGTCAGCACGCTCGCCGCCATGGCCGTGCCGGAAGGGCGGCTTGACGAGGTGGCCCGGCTCGTCAGCGCGCGCCCCGAGGTCAACCACAACTACGAACGCGAACACCGCTTCAACCTCTGGTTCGTCGCCGCGGCCGCGAACCCGGCGCAGCTGGAGCAGGCGCTGCACGACATCGAGCAGCAGACCGGTCTTGCGGCAATGCGCCTGCCCATGGTGCAGGACTACCACATCGACCTCGGCTTCGATCTGCGCCGCAGCGTCGGCCTGACCGACCGGCACCAGCAGAAAGCCGCCCCTTCGCGCGCGCTCGAACTCGACGCCCTCGACTACGTCCTGGTCGAGGCGATCCAGGAAGGCCTGCCCCTGGTGGCGCGCCCCTATGCCGAAGTCGCGGCATTCATCGGGACGTCGGAAGCCGACGTGCTGATCCGGCTGGGACGGCTGCTCGATCACGGCGTCATCAAACGCCTGGGCATCGTCGTCCGCCACCACGAGCTGGGCTTCCGCGCCAACGCCATGGTGGTGTGGAATATCCCGGATGAACAGGTCGACGAATTCGGCCGCTGCGTCGGCGCCTCGGGTCTGGTGAACCTCTGCTACCAACGCCCGCGCCGCCTGCCCGAGTGGCCCTACAACCTGTTCTGCATGATTCACGGCAAGGATCGCGACGCGGTGCTGGAACACCTCGACCATCTGCGCGACCAGTGCGGCCTGACGGACTTTCCCTGCGAGGTGCTGTTCAGCAAGCGGCGCTTCAAGCAGACCGGCGCGCGCTACCTCGCGGCGCAGCCGAAGGCGGCGGCGGAGGCAACTTGA
- a CDS encoding cytochrome D1 domain-containing protein: protein MRARIPVLFLLALGALTGCAGTNLRGTGDLGVVIERASGSVQILDTSRRTSLAKVEGLGDLSHASVSYSRDARYAYVFGRDGGLSKIDLLTQRIDRRIIQGGNSIGGAISADGKLVAVANYQPGGVKVFDADTLALIADIPAIGADGARSKVVGLVDAPGQRFVFSLFEAGEIWVADMHEPKRPLLRKFAAAGKEPYDGMITSDGRHYAAGLFGEDGVALLDLWNLDTGVKRALVEFGRHGEKLPVYKMPHLEGWAATGGRIVLPAVGKHEVIIADQTSWKEIARVPVAGQAVFAVARPDGRQVWINFAFPDNDTVQVLDLPSQRIVQTLKPGKGVLHLEFSPRGEQVWLSLRDENRIEIYDPDTFARIGTLPAQSPSGIFFTVRAHRIGL, encoded by the coding sequence ATGCGCGCTAGGATTCCCGTACTTTTTCTGCTTGCCCTCGGCGCCCTGACGGGCTGCGCCGGCACGAACCTGCGCGGCACCGGCGACCTCGGCGTCGTCATCGAACGCGCCAGCGGCAGCGTGCAGATTCTCGACACCAGCCGACGCACCAGCCTGGCGAAAGTGGAGGGCCTCGGCGACCTCTCCCACGCCTCCGTCAGCTACTCCCGCGACGCGCGCTATGCCTATGTATTCGGCCGCGACGGCGGATTGAGCAAGATCGATCTGCTAACCCAGCGCATCGATCGCCGCATCATCCAGGGCGGCAACAGCATCGGCGGCGCCATCTCGGCCGACGGCAAGCTGGTCGCCGTGGCCAACTACCAACCCGGCGGCGTGAAAGTATTCGACGCCGACACGCTTGCGCTCATCGCCGACATTCCCGCCATCGGCGCCGATGGCGCGCGCTCCAAGGTCGTCGGCCTGGTCGACGCCCCCGGGCAGCGCTTCGTGTTCAGCCTGTTCGAGGCCGGCGAGATCTGGGTCGCCGACATGCACGAGCCGAAGCGGCCGCTGCTGCGCAAATTCGCCGCTGCCGGCAAGGAACCTTACGACGGCATGATCACCTCCGACGGCCGCCACTACGCCGCCGGCCTCTTCGGCGAGGACGGGGTGGCCCTGCTCGATCTGTGGAACCTCGACACCGGCGTCAAGCGCGCGTTGGTCGAGTTCGGCCGCCACGGCGAGAAACTGCCGGTCTACAAGATGCCCCACCTGGAAGGCTGGGCCGCGACCGGCGGCCGGATCGTGCTGCCCGCGGTCGGCAAGCACGAGGTCATCATCGCCGACCAGACCAGCTGGAAGGAAATCGCGCGCGTTCCGGTCGCCGGCCAGGCGGTGTTCGCGGTGGCACGCCCCGACGGGCGCCAGGTGTGGATCAACTTCGCCTTTCCCGACAACGACACGGTGCAGGTGCTCGACCTGCCCTCGCAGCGCATCGTGCAGACCCTGAAGCCCGGCAAGGGGGTGCTGCACCTGGAGTTTTCCCCGCGCGGCGAGCAGGTCTGGCTTTCGCTGCGCGACGAGAATCGCATCGAGATCTACGACCCCGATACCTTCGCCCGCATCGGCACCCTGCCTGCGCAGAGCCCGAGCGGAATCTTCTTCACCGTGCGTGCCCACAGGATCGGACTATGA
- a CDS encoding c-type cytochrome, producing the protein MQTLTTAGTVIAMAFSSAFAASPPLGPQRQNELVHLVRQDCGSCHGMQLRGGLGPALTPETLKDKPADSLVSTILHGRPGTAMPPWKNLLSESEADWIVDKLQKGFPDAR; encoded by the coding sequence ATGCAAACCTTGACGACAGCGGGAACGGTGATTGCCATGGCCTTCAGTAGCGCTTTCGCCGCCTCGCCCCCGCTCGGCCCGCAACGCCAGAACGAACTTGTCCATCTGGTGCGCCAGGACTGCGGCTCCTGCCATGGCATGCAGCTTCGCGGCGGCCTCGGCCCCGCGCTCACGCCCGAAACGCTGAAAGACAAACCGGCCGATTCGCTGGTCAGCACGATTCTTCACGGGCGGCCCGGCACGGCCATGCCGCCATGGAAAAACCTCCTCTCCGAGTCCGAAGCGGACTGGATCGTGGACAAGCTGCAAAAGGGGTTCCCCGATGCGCGCTAG
- a CDS encoding nitrite reductase, with protein MDTRLSILAASIFLMGATQAIAADAPPSGHPGTPDPELRYKGAPVPIKPEEAQETITPKAPPVTAAEFARAKQIYFERCAGCHGVLRKGATGKPLTPDVTLPRGTEYLKVFIGFGSPGGMPNWGSSGILSDAEIDIMARFLQHEPPMPPEYGLAEMKATWKLKVPPEKRPKKKMNKLDLENLFSVTLRDDGKIALIDGDSKKIVSTIETGYAVHISRMSASGRYLFVIGRDAKIDLIDLWMKEPAVVAEIKVGMEARSVETSKYKGYEDKYAVAGTYWPPQFVIMDGDTLEPKKIVATRGMTVDTQEYHPEPRVAAIIASHEHPEFIVNVKETGKVLMANYEDINNLKVTEIEAARFLHDGGWDSTHRYFMSAANASNKIAVVDSKKQKLTALVEVGKIPHPGRGANFVDPKFGPVWATGHLGDDSIALIGTDPVKHKANAWKVVRTLKGLGGGSLFLKTHPKSKNLWVDSTLNPEAGISQSVAIFDIANLDKAPEVVNIAELAGLGEGPKRVVQPEYNKAGDEVWFSVWNGQTQESAIVVMNDKTRKLKAVIKDKRLITPTGKFNVYNTQHDIY; from the coding sequence ATGGACACGAGGCTCAGTATTCTGGCCGCAAGTATTTTTCTCATGGGTGCGACGCAGGCGATAGCCGCCGACGCACCGCCGTCCGGGCACCCGGGCACGCCCGATCCGGAGCTGCGCTACAAGGGCGCGCCGGTGCCGATCAAGCCCGAAGAAGCCCAGGAAACGATCACCCCGAAGGCGCCGCCCGTCACGGCCGCCGAATTCGCCCGTGCCAAGCAGATCTACTTCGAGCGCTGCGCCGGATGCCACGGCGTCCTGCGCAAGGGCGCGACCGGCAAGCCGCTCACCCCCGACGTCACCCTGCCGCGCGGAACCGAGTACCTGAAAGTGTTCATCGGCTTCGGCTCGCCCGGCGGCATGCCGAACTGGGGCAGCTCCGGCATACTGAGCGACGCCGAAATCGACATCATGGCGCGCTTCCTGCAGCACGAACCGCCGATGCCGCCCGAATACGGCCTGGCCGAAATGAAGGCCACCTGGAAGCTGAAGGTGCCGCCTGAAAAACGCCCCAAGAAGAAGATGAACAAGCTGGATCTGGAGAACCTCTTCTCCGTGACCCTGCGCGACGACGGCAAGATCGCGCTGATCGACGGAGACAGCAAGAAGATCGTCTCCACCATCGAAACCGGCTATGCCGTGCACATCTCGCGCATGTCGGCGTCCGGACGCTATCTTTTCGTCATCGGCCGCGACGCCAAGATCGACCTCATCGACCTGTGGATGAAAGAGCCGGCGGTGGTGGCCGAGATCAAGGTGGGCATGGAAGCGCGCTCGGTCGAAACCTCCAAGTACAAGGGCTACGAGGACAAGTACGCGGTCGCCGGCACCTACTGGCCGCCGCAATTCGTGATCATGGACGGCGACACGCTGGAACCGAAAAAGATCGTCGCCACCCGCGGCATGACCGTGGACACCCAGGAATATCACCCGGAGCCGCGCGTCGCCGCGATCATCGCCTCGCATGAGCATCCCGAGTTCATCGTCAACGTCAAGGAGACCGGCAAGGTCCTGATGGCCAACTACGAGGACATCAACAACCTGAAGGTGACCGAGATCGAAGCGGCGCGCTTCCTCCACGACGGCGGCTGGGATTCCACGCACCGCTACTTCATGTCGGCGGCCAACGCCTCCAACAAGATCGCCGTGGTCGACTCGAAGAAGCAGAAACTGACAGCGCTGGTGGAAGTGGGCAAGATCCCCCACCCCGGACGCGGCGCAAACTTTGTCGACCCGAAATTCGGGCCGGTATGGGCCACCGGCCACCTCGGCGACGACAGCATTGCGCTGATCGGCACCGATCCCGTCAAGCACAAGGCCAATGCCTGGAAGGTGGTGCGCACGCTGAAGGGGCTGGGCGGCGGATCGCTGTTCCTCAAGACGCATCCGAAGTCGAAGAACCTGTGGGTCGACAGCACGCTCAACCCGGAGGCGGGCATCAGCCAGTCGGTGGCCATCTTCGACATCGCCAATCTCGACAAGGCGCCGGAAGTGGTGAACATCGCCGAACTGGCAGGTCTGGGCGAGGGGCCGAAGCGCGTCGTGCAGCCGGAGTACAACAAGGCCGGCGACGAAGTCTGGTTTTCGGTGTGGAACGGCCAGACCCAGGAATCGGCCATCGTGGTCATGAACGACAAGACGCGCAAGCTCAAGGCCGTGATCAAGGACAAGCGCCTGATCACCCCGACCGGCAAGTTCAACGTCTACAACACGCAGCACGACATCTACTAG
- a CDS encoding NosR/NirI family protein: MSYPHLASAASRPASRVARLRPGAVWSLLIAFMLLFGTIPNAAADLSARYPQVRALFPDADRFGESEGDPPASAVYADNVLVGYALLTADIAPIPAYSGSPINVLVGIDTGGRIVGARIVHHEEPILAAGISEARLARFVDQYRGKPTNGRISVGAAREGYAAVDTISGATISVMVINASITRAVRRVAESRGIAVQAAPTIPPATAPLAAALPAAVPAEAQRSREPPASRSTPGPSVPAAVDKAPAANPSVAPAAAPPPATREAAPAATPRLAAPSPPEASFAEEPMWQTVWRQRKLDIALLGLGLVVLTCILLFQDYLARRPALLRWVRLGFLVYTLGFIGWYALGQLSIINVLTFVQAITHQFSWDTFLIDPMLFILWSFVAVTLLLWGRGVYCGWLCPFGALQELSFRLARRLRLPSFEIPHVVHERMLALKFVILLVLFALSLQSMGLAIRVAEVEPFKTAINFRFQREWGYVAFAVAVLLLSTFNRKFYCKYVCPLGASLVFPGRFHSFEWLRRRKECGRPCQACAVECEVQAIRPTGEIVVNECHHCLDCQVTYYNDHKCPPLVEKRKRHERSSAREASGPGAAELARIAVSARPARGAASANAEKPQAVDGNRVPLT; encoded by the coding sequence ATGTCGTATCCGCATTTGGCAAGCGCAGCTTCGCGCCCGGCGAGTCGGGTCGCGCGGCTTCGCCCTGGCGCCGTCTGGTCGCTGCTGATCGCGTTCATGCTGCTGTTCGGCACGATCCCGAATGCGGCGGCCGACCTCAGCGCACGCTACCCGCAGGTGCGGGCATTGTTTCCGGACGCCGACCGCTTCGGCGAATCCGAGGGCGATCCGCCGGCAAGCGCGGTCTACGCCGACAACGTGCTGGTCGGCTACGCCTTGCTCACCGCCGACATCGCGCCCATCCCCGCATATTCCGGCAGCCCGATCAACGTCCTGGTCGGCATCGATACCGGCGGACGCATCGTCGGCGCGCGCATCGTCCACCACGAGGAGCCGATCCTCGCCGCGGGCATCAGCGAGGCGCGCCTCGCCAGATTCGTCGACCAGTACCGCGGCAAGCCGACGAACGGCCGGATCAGCGTCGGCGCCGCGCGGGAAGGCTACGCGGCGGTCGACACGATCTCGGGCGCGACGATTTCGGTCATGGTCATCAATGCGTCGATCACGCGCGCGGTGCGCAGGGTCGCAGAATCGCGCGGCATCGCCGTGCAGGCGGCGCCGACCATTCCACCCGCTACCGCTCCCCTCGCTGCGGCTTTACCCGCTGCCGTGCCGGCCGAAGCGCAGCGCTCCCGCGAGCCGCCCGCCAGTCGGTCGACACCCGGCCCGAGTGTGCCGGCCGCCGTAGACAAGGCGCCGGCGGCGAACCCGTCCGTCGCCCCCGCGGCGGCACCACCGCCGGCGACCCGCGAGGCCGCACCGGCCGCGACGCCGCGTCTCGCCGCACCCTCACCGCCCGAAGCCAGCTTCGCCGAGGAGCCGATGTGGCAGACGGTGTGGCGGCAGCGCAAGCTCGACATCGCCTTGCTCGGACTCGGCCTCGTCGTCCTGACGTGCATCCTGCTGTTCCAGGACTACCTCGCGCGCCGCCCCGCGCTATTGCGCTGGGTGCGGCTGGGATTTCTCGTCTACACGCTGGGTTTCATCGGCTGGTATGCGCTCGGCCAGCTCTCGATCATCAACGTCCTGACCTTCGTTCAGGCGATCACCCACCAGTTCAGCTGGGATACCTTCCTGATCGACCCGATGCTGTTCATCCTCTGGTCGTTCGTCGCGGTCACGCTGCTGCTCTGGGGACGCGGCGTCTACTGCGGCTGGCTGTGTCCGTTCGGCGCCCTGCAGGAACTGAGCTTCCGCCTCGCGCGGCGGCTCAGACTGCCGTCTTTCGAAATCCCCCACGTCGTCCACGAGCGCATGCTCGCGCTCAAGTTCGTGATCCTGCTGGTCTTGTTCGCCCTGTCGCTGCAGTCGATGGGGCTCGCCATCCGGGTGGCCGAGGTCGAGCCCTTCAAGACGGCGATCAACTTCCGTTTCCAGCGCGAGTGGGGCTACGTCGCCTTCGCCGTGGCGGTGCTCCTACTCTCGACCTTCAACCGCAAGTTCTATTGCAAATACGTCTGCCCGCTCGGCGCGTCGCTGGTTTTTCCCGGCCGCTTCCACTCCTTCGAATGGCTGCGCCGGCGCAAGGAATGCGGCCGGCCCTGCCAGGCCTGCGCGGTCGAATGCGAGGTGCAGGCGATCCGGCCGACCGGCGAAATCGTCGTCAACGAGTGTCATCACTGTCTCGACTGCCAGGTTACCTACTATAACGATCACAAATGCCCGCCGCTGGTCGAGAAACGCAAGCGCCACGAACGCAGCAGCGCTCGCGAAGCGAGCGGCCCGGGGGCGGCCGAACTGGCACGGATCGCTGTCAGCGCCAGGCCCGCTCGCGGCGCGGCGAGTGCGAATGCAGAAAAACCACAGGCGGTCGATGGGAATCGTGTGCCGTTGACCTAA
- a CDS encoding Crp/Fnr family transcriptional regulator — MNLDPADIEVLKEGYLLAALSPPEFDQVLAHASVRKLAPNECLFDQGDPCTHFFFVLSGIVKLCRVAPSGEEKVMDLVRPGHYFAEAVMFMGGRYPVYARALDGTRLVALDNRHFLGLLGSNRDLCMRLLSTMSQRIHSLINEIDHLTLHSGAQRVIGYLLEQLPDGDAPGSVRLRVPKHVIASRLGIQPETLSRVLAKLRTGHLIDVHDDMIVLNDVEALRRLS, encoded by the coding sequence ATGAATCTGGACCCTGCGGATATTGAAGTCCTGAAGGAAGGCTATCTGTTGGCGGCCCTGTCGCCACCCGAGTTCGATCAGGTATTGGCCCACGCCAGCGTCCGCAAGCTCGCGCCGAACGAGTGCCTGTTCGACCAGGGCGACCCGTGCACGCATTTCTTTTTTGTCCTCTCCGGCATCGTCAAGCTCTGCCGCGTCGCGCCGAGCGGCGAGGAGAAGGTGATGGATCTCGTGCGGCCCGGCCATTACTTCGCCGAGGCCGTGATGTTCATGGGTGGCCGCTACCCGGTATACGCCCGCGCGCTCGACGGAACCCGGCTCGTGGCGCTCGACAACAGGCACTTTCTCGGCCTCCTCGGCAGCAACCGCGACCTCTGCATGCGGCTGCTTTCGACCATGAGCCAGCGCATCCACAGCCTGATCAACGAAATCGACCACCTGACTTTGCACAGTGGTGCCCAGCGCGTGATCGGCTATCTGCTCGAGCAGCTGCCCGACGGCGATGCGCCCGGCAGCGTCCGGCTCAGGGTGCCCAAGCACGTCATTGCGTCGCGGCTCGGCATCCAGCCCGAGACCTTGTCGCGGGTTCTGGCCAAGCTGCGGACCGGGCATCTGATCGACGTCCACGACGACATGATCGTCCTCAACGACGTCGAAGCGCTGCGGCGTTTGAGCTGA
- a CDS encoding 2-hydroxy-3-oxopropionate reductase, translating into MKIGFIGSGIMGRPMAENLLRAGHQLYVYGRRFDRIEPMLVMGALGKGTPAEVAAESDITFTVVSDTTDVEQIILGDRGIVHGARPGHTVIDMSTVSPAATRRIAAALAERGIHMLDAPVSGGETGAREGTLSIMVGGEAPIFEKIRPLFETLGKSIVHVGGHGAGQVVKCCNQIVVGLTFEGVAEAILLARRNGVDPVKMREALLGGFAGSRILEVHGQRMLDSNYKPGFKVKLHHKDMAIVMDNAQETATPLPGAALIAQQMNALMGAGDSELDSSALMRALERLTADSR; encoded by the coding sequence ATGAAAATCGGATTCATCGGCAGCGGCATCATGGGGCGTCCGATGGCGGAGAACCTGTTGCGCGCCGGCCACCAGCTGTACGTCTACGGGCGCCGCTTTGACCGCATCGAACCGATGCTCGTGATGGGCGCGCTCGGCAAGGGCACGCCCGCCGAGGTCGCGGCCGAATCCGACATCACCTTCACGGTCGTCTCCGACACCACCGACGTCGAACAGATCATCCTCGGCGACCGCGGCATCGTTCACGGCGCCCGCCCGGGTCACACCGTCATCGACATGAGCACGGTATCGCCGGCAGCGACGCGGCGCATCGCGGCCGCGCTGGCCGAGCGCGGCATCCATATGCTGGACGCACCGGTCTCAGGCGGTGAAACGGGCGCCCGCGAAGGCACACTCTCGATCATGGTCGGCGGCGAGGCGCCGATCTTCGAAAAAATTCGTCCGCTGTTCGAAACGCTGGGCAAAAGCATCGTGCACGTCGGCGGCCACGGCGCCGGTCAAGTCGTCAAGTGCTGCAACCAGATCGTGGTCGGCCTCACCTTCGAGGGCGTCGCCGAGGCGATCCTGCTCGCGCGCCGCAACGGCGTCGACCCGGTCAAGATGCGCGAAGCCCTGCTCGGCGGCTTCGCCGGCAGCCGCATTCTCGAAGTCCACGGCCAGCGCATGCTCGACTCCAACTACAAGCCCGGCTTCAAGGTGAAGCTGCACCACAAGGACATGGCGATCGTCATGGACAACGCACAGGAGACCGCGACGCCGCTACCGGGCGCCGCGCTGATCGCGCAGCAGATGAATGCATTGATGGGGGCCGGTGACAGCGAACTCGATTCCTCGGCCCTCATGCGGGCGCTCGAACGGCTGACCGCCGACTCCAGGTGA